aataatggTCATAAGAGAAACAAACCCCTACTGTTAATGACCTACCGAGAGGGTAAATGGACAATCACATGAAGCAACAGACAATCCCAGTGTGAGAGAGCATTGTAAttgggtgacacacacacacactacacaagcgtgcacacacacacacaagcgtgcacacacacacacacacacacacacacacacacacacacacacacacacacacacacacacacacacacacacacacacacacacacacacacacacacacacacacacacacacacacacacacacacacacacacacacacacctcccactgAGCCCAATACTCTGTAAACCAGTGTCTAGTGGTGTAAATAGGCTGATCTACATGGAGTTTTATTGTTGTGCCCACGGGAGCAGATGTCTCTGGCATTCCCTGAATTGTATCCCTCTTCTTTTCTAAATCCCCCCCAGTTTAAAGTGAACACCAGATGGATTGACATTGTGTTCTGTGCTCAGAACCTCTTTAACTCAGGATCACAATTGACCGTCACATGTGATCTGCAGCCTAGTCCTTCTCTttttcttcccccctctctctttccctctctctctttttcaacaTAATTCGCTCCCTGACTTCGTTCTTTCTGACAAAGTCAAATACATTTGACTCAGTCTCCTCTCGTTTCCCCCGGTATACAGTATGAGACACAGCTCCCTTgatcaatctctccctctccactctcttctctctctttctcacacacataaATACAGGAGCCTGGGGCCCTGCTCTGAGATGAAGGGCCTCCCCTAGTGTTGCTTGCTTCAacagcctagagagagagagagggagatcgagagagacagagggaaggagagacaaagagagggactATTATTTCATGAAGTGCTTTGGAGCCTGGAGGGATTGGGGAGTAAAcctcacagctctgtgtgtgACAAGGCCATGACCTCTCAGAacatgggacacacacacacacaccctgctttcATCTGACGACGGGGTGTGTGAGAGCACTCTCTCAAACATTTGCTGAGAGCGCTAAGCTTTTTACTCAGGGCCCGCCGGACGGACGGATACACAGACAgcatgggaaggagggagggagctcAGAGGTAGAGTGATTGGGGGCGACAGGGGTATATCGGGCGGCAGGGGGAGGTGAGGTGAGGGGCGAGGGGGGTAGAGAGCCTAGCCCGTTGGGTTCGACAGAATTCAGCATTGTCACCGAGGGagcgcaggcaggcagctcattcTGTTGATCTGAACTGATCCAAAGAAACAAAAATGCATTGTTCCTCGCAGATGGAAGCCAGTGTCGTCAAGGTAACCACATTAATCTCCCCTTTCTGTGCTTCCTCTCTTGTCGAGCGGTAATCGGTGCGCTCCTTTCACTGCAAAGCCGGCCTCAAAGCCAGGCCTCTAACTAGCCCCCTAATTAGCTGCAATTACAATGAAGACAACATGATGAGATAATAGAAATTTGCAAAATAATGACATACCACGGCAAAATATTCCTCCTCCTAAGCACCGTTTTTTCCTCTCCAGAGCTCTACAATGAGCTTGGGCCCTTCTAAAGCTGGGGCTGGAAAATGGTGCTGTATTATGTTCCACAGAACCCCATTGTCTACCTCCTGTTTCCCTCAATCAACAGCCTATTGTCCTGCTGTTTAAATAAAAATGACTCAAATACAGGCCACATAATGATGCCCTCTACAGTACCACTGCATACAGAATAggcatgaggagagaggagggaaaaggagaggaaaggaaaggagagtggaggagaggatacGAGAGGAATATAGAGGTgacgaggagaagagaggagagatgttcAGTCTAAAATATAGAAAAGGTCATTTACAAGACAATTAGGAAGAAAGAGGCCTCACGGTCACAGGACCTCACACtccaaccagagagagagagagagagagagagagagagagagagagagagagagagagagagagagagagagagagagagagagtgaagaacaaacatcattgaAAAGAAGGGAAGatagcaacagagagagaaaaggagttaTGTCCCAGCGTGTTTGTCCTCATCTGGttggatcaaattaaacagtccTCTCAGTGTGTCACACTACACGCCTTTGTCACATCAAACACgcacagggggagacagagagaggggggggacagagggagaggaggagggaagacagagggggagaacAAGAGGacaaggaaggaggagagaatagGGCCGGGGAGAAAAGGGTAGATTGAaagaggatgggggaggaggtTGTGGAGTGCACACGTGGTGGACTACCACTTAGCAGCACCTTAGCCACATCCCTTGTATAACGGAACACAACATCGTACGTATTTTTCCTCCTGATATTAGTTTATAAACACACCGGTTACCATAAAGGTAAAGAGGAGATATAACCCGGTTCAGAAGATCCACCGTTCTGTCAGATGACCTGCTACAAGGTACAGACGCTTTCATCAGCTTGACTGTGGCTCACACTCTTTTGATGTCTCCGCTCCCATCATTAACAACACACACTCattaagacaaacacacacattcacatgcacACTTAAATCTAGATATTCAAAAGCCGACCAAATCAAGAGTATGTTgtttcctcctctgtcctctctctcctattAGTGTCTTCCTCATGCAGTATCATTAGTATGTGATAATTGTGAAGTAGGCCAATTAGTCGCAGTGTAATTGCATCCAAACATCAACGTTGAAAAATATAGAGGTGTCCTCATTTATTCCTGAGAGAATCGTGTcaagagcgacttacagtcaatTAACATGTTGGCTCAGTAGTTGTTTTATTGTAATTTAGCCCACTGAGtacaaaaatatatttcaaaaaaatattaaaCATACCTTTCATAAAATATCATGGAAATATCTGCATCTGAGATATTTTTGGACTTCAAATATGTTATTTTGAacaaaaatgtacagttgaagttggaagtttacatacagtgaattataagtgaaataataagtgtatcacaattccagtgggtcagaagtacatacacgaagttgactgtgcctttaaacagcttgaaaaattcgagaaattgatgtcatggctttagaagcttctgataggctaattgacatcatttgagtcaattggaggtgtacctgtggatgtattataaggcctaccttcaaactcagtgcttccttgcttgacatcatgggaaaatcaaaagaaatcagccaagacctcagaaaaaaaattgtagacctccacaagtctggttcatccttgggagcaatttccaaatgcctgaaggtaccacgttcatctgtacaaacaatagtatgcaagtataaacaccatgggaccacgcaaccgtcataccgctcaggaaggagacacgttctgtctcctagagatgaacgtactttggtgcaaaaagtgcaaatcaatcccaaaacaacagcaaaggaccttgtgaagatgctggaggaaacaacaggtacaaaagtatctatatccacagtaaacaagtcctatattgacataacctgaaaggcggctcagcaaggaagaagccactgctccaaaatcgccattaaaatgccagactacggtttgcaactgcacttaaggacaaagatcatactttttggagaaatgtcctctggtctgatgaaacaaaaatagaactgtttggccataataaccatcgttatgtttggaggaaaaagggggaggcttgcaagccgaagaacaccatcccaaccatgaagcatgggggtggcagcatcatattgtgggggtgctttgctgcaggagggactgatgcacttcacaaaatagatggcatcatgaggatggaaaagtatgtggatatattgaagcaacatctcaagacatcagtcaggaaggtaaaagcttggtcgcaaatgggtcttccaaatggacaatgaccctgagcatacttccaaagttgtggcaaaatggcataaggacaacaaagttaagttattggagtggccatcacaaagccctgacctcaatcctatagaaaatttgtgggcagaactgaaaaagcatgtgtgagcaaggaggcctacagacctgactcagttacaggaggaatgggcaaaaattcacccaatttattgtgggaagcttgtggaaggctacccgaaacatttgacccaagttaaacatttaaaaggcaatgctaccaaataccaattgagtgtatgtaaacttctgatccactgggaatgtgatggaagaaataaaaactgaaagaaataattctctctactattattttgacatttcacattcttaaaataaagtggtgatcctaactgacctaagacagggaatttttactaggattaaatgaattgtaaaaaactgagtttaaatgtatttggcttaggtgtatgtaaactgttGCACTGGATCTATGAAAAACATGTtgccagggttgggtaggttactttctaaatggaATCTATtacagttacctgtccaaaattgtaatcagtaacataacttttggattacccaaactcagtaacataatctgattacattcagttactttcaattactttccccttaagaggcattataagaagacaaaaatgtatgttaccaattgaacgacatctattgcaggataaatctatgttacagtttacatagctggccatatatggatgttacattttactttatgggttggttatgcaGGTTTCTTCAaatctaacccatcgctttctactacatataatattACGATTACATtatatattttcattaaaaaccaaagtctatcagaattctaATAcgtccaataaatgttataccccttgatcatcaagaataggacttggaaatatgtatagattagccaaattgtttgaCCTGAGCATAACCCTAAAACTAAGGagttattagccagccctactctgttgtttatgcttttgttgtcatggaggactgattgggctcattgattcaagttgaaatattatcacggattcccccggtactactgctcattccgtgcaccagctccggaggtctacgtcaccggcctctaggcgtcactgaactgtttcattacgcacacctggtttccatttcccctgattagtaaattaaatatatgtgccctctgttcaccattgtctgcacaattattgttcccatgtccgttggtctgtgagtacctgtgctttgttATTTCGGCTTTCGAGCTGCGTGTATTGTGCACTGGTTATTATGGGTCTCGTCCAGTGTATTTATTAGAAGTTttacctcgctcttttgtttgggttacatccctatgtttttgtatacgtgtttgttttgggcttcgtccccgtgCTTTTCATGGCATGTTGCATTTTTGGGCGGAGTATTAAAACcccctattacgtattcctgcacctgtctccaatcatttatacaacgtgacagaataaccaACCATAAATGGAGACATCTGGAATGACCCGTCCAACGCTgccgcaacttcggcagctgcaactggcccaTCCAACgcagctgcaactggcccgtccgacggCATCGCAACTGGCTCGTCCAACAAcgccgcaacttcggcagctgcaactggcccgtccgatgCCGCctcaacttcggcagctgcaactggcccgtccgacaaTGACGCAACTTTGGCAGCTGCTACTGGCCCGTCCGACGCCGCTGCAACTGGTCCGTCCGACACCGCcacaacttcggcagctgcaactggcccgtccgacaatgacgcaacttcggcagctgcaactggcccgtccgacaaTGACGCAACTTTGGCAGCTGCTACTGGCCCGTCCGACGCCGCTGCAACTGGTCCGTCCGACACCGCcacaacttcggcagctgcaactggcccgtccgacaatgacgcaacttcggcagctgcaactggcccgtccgacgccGCTGCAACTGGTCCGTCCGACACCGCcacaacttcggcagctgcaactggcccgtccAACGCCGCctcaacttcggcagctgcaactggcccgtccgatgTCGCCTCAACTTCGGCAGcagcaactggcccgtccgacaaTGACGCAACTTTGGCAGCTGCTACTGGCCCGTCCGACGCCGCTGCAACTGGTCCGTCCGACACCGCcacaacttcggcagctgcaactggcccgtccgacaatgacgcaacttcggcagctgcaactggcccgtccgacaaTGACGCAACTTTGGCAGCTGCTACTGGCCCGTCCGACGCCGCTGCAACTGGTCCGTCCGACACCGCcacaacttcggcagctgcaactggcccgtccgacaatgacgcaacttcggcagctgcaactggcccgtccgacgccGCTGCAACTGGTCCGTCCGACACCGCcacaacttcggcagctgcaactggcccgtccgacgccgcctcaacttcggcagctgcaactggcccgtccgatgTCGCCTCAACTTCGGCAGcagcaactggcccgtccgatgCCGCctcaacttcggcagctgcaactggcccgtccgacgccgcctcaacttcggcagctgcaactggcccgtccgatgTCGCCTCAACTTCGGCAGcagcaactggcccgtccgatgCCGCctcaacttcggcagctgcaactggcccgtccgatgTCGCctcaacttcggcagctgcaactggcccgtccgatgTCGCctcaacttcggcagctgcaactggcccgtccgacgccGCCTCAACTTCGGCAGCTGCTACTGGCCCGTCCGACGCCGCCTCAACTTtggcagctgcaactggcccgtccgacgccGCTGCAACTGGTCCGTCCGACACCGCcacaacttcggcagctgcaactggcccgtccgacaatgacgcaacttcggcagctgcaactggcccgtccgacgccGCTGCAACTGGTCTGTCCGACACCGCcacaacttcggcagctgcaactggcccgtccgacgccGCCTCgacttcggcagctgcaactggcccgtccgatgCCGCctcaacttcggcagctgcaactggcccgtccgacaaTGACACAACTTTGGCAGCTGCTACTGGCCCGTCCGACGCCGCTGCAACTGGTCCGTCCGACACCGCCACAACTTCGGTAGttgcaactggcccgtccgacgccgctgcaactggtccgtccgacaccgccgcaacttcggcagctgcaactggcccgtccgacgccGACTTAACTTTGGCTGCCGCAACTGGCCTGTCCAACAACGACTCAATTTCGGCATCTGCAACTGGCCCTGGCTCACCCGCACCGTGACCCTGTGGTCGTCTGCGAGGTCGCTGTCGTCCCGCTGCTGGTGCAGCGCGTCAGGGGTGGGTACAGTCACGGATTCCCCCGGTACTACTGCTCATTccagctccggaggtctacgtcaccggcctctaggcgtcactgaagtgtttcattacgcacacctggttcccattccccctgattagtaaaTTGTATATATGTATCCTCTGTTCACCATTGTTTTGTcgattattgttcccatgtccgttggtctgtgagtacctgtgctttgttattttggctttcgtgccgcgTGTATTGTGCACTGGTTATTACGgttctcgtcccgtgtattgttgtgcatttgttattacgggtctcgcccTGTGTAGTGTAttgcgggtctcgtcccgtgtatttattagaggttttacctcgctcttttgttttggttacatccctgtgtttttgtatacgtgtttgttttggatggagtattaaaaccccctattacgtattcctgtggctgtctccaatcatttataCAACATGACACATATGCtccatttgctataggcctattgtttacctttttgttggtgacactctgatatcttgataatatgcagctgtttaaagggcaaatccacagatgaaacaataacaaaacggtcgccacaccactgttttggtaaaactactgagggatgggcctggagaaatgtaaccacactcagattaatagacagagctatggatgcaagaactgaccatccatCAAAATTATTGTTGTTATGAGGTTAGTGTTTGTTTTCATTTACAATGTTTTTCTCCTATGTTTGTAAACaatcttatattttgggttctcatggagtgtgacagttgaactaagctcatgaggcatttataagttatattcttcaagaatcaatggacgtacagtaccagtcaaaagcttgtacacgcctactcattcaagggtttttcttaatttaaaaaaatgttctacattgtagaataatactgaagacatcaaaactatgaaataacacatatggaatcatgtagtaaccaaaaaagtgttgaacaaatcaaaatatatttggtattttacattcttcaaagtagccatcccttgccttgatgacagcgttgcacaatcttggcattctctcaaccagcttcacctagaatgcttgtccaacagtcttgaaggagttcccacatgctgagcacttgttggctgcttttccttcactctgcggtccaactcatcccaaaccatctcaattgggttgaggtctggtgattgtggaggctaggtcatctgatgcatcactccatcactctccttcttggtcaaatagcccttacacagccgggcggtgtgttgggtcattgttctgttgatagTCCACTAAGctcaaactagatgggatggtgcatcgctgcagaatgctgtggtagacatgctggttaagtgtgccttgaattctaaataaatcacaaagagtgtcaccagcaaagcagccccacaccatcacacctcctcctccatgcttcacactAGGAACTACTCAAATTTTATTTATCATAtaaacgtgtttagcagatgttattgcgggtgtagcgaaatgattgtgcttctagttccgacagtgcagcaatatctaacaagtaatgtctaacaatttcacaacaaatacctaatacacacaaatctaagtaaaggaatggaattaagaatatataaatatatggatgggcAATGTCAGCGCAGCATAGACTgagatacagtacagtagatagtatagaatacagtatatacataggaGTAATGcaatatatgtaaacattattaaacgtAAAAATtattagtgttccatttattaaagtggacaattatttcaagtctgtatgaaggcagcagcctctctgtgctagtgatggctatttaacagtctgatggccttgagatagaagccgtttttcagtctctcggccccagctttgatgcacctgtactgacctcgccttctggatgattggCAGTGGTTTGGTGAACAGGCAGTAGTttgagtggttgttgtccttgatgatctttttggccttcctttgacatcgggtgatgtaggtgtcctggagggcaagtagtttgcccccagtgatgtgttgtgcagaccgtaccaacctctggagagccctgcagttgtgggcggtgcagttgccataccaggcggtgatacagcctgacaggatgctctcaattgtgcatctttgTGATGGTTTTAGGTGAAaatccaaatttcttcagcctcctgaggttgaagaggcgctgttgcgacttattcaccacactgtctgtgtgggtggaccatttcggtttgtctgtgatgtgtacgccgaggaacttaaaactgttcaccttctccactggtgTTCTGTCAATGTGGATTGGGGGGGactccttctgctgtttcctgaagtccacgatcatctcctttgtttttttgacattgagtgagaggttattttcctgacacctaactcccagagccctcacctcctccgatcatccgttcacctactctgcgtctcacaaagacatggaggttggaacgaaaaatctcaaatttggactcgtcagaccaaaatacaggtttccaccagtctaatgtccattgctcgtatgtcttggccaaagcaagtctcttcttattattggtgtcctttagtagtggtttctttgcagcaattcgacaacgaaggcctgattcacgcagtctcctctgaacagttgatgttgagatgtgtctgttacttgaactttgtgaatgtcacgattgtcgtcgggagaaggagaggaggaccaaggtgcagcgtggtaagtgttcattattttaataaaacaacagaacactgaacaaaacaacaaaaacgacaaacgaacagtcctgtaaggtgacaaaaaacactaaacagaaaataatcacccacaactcaaaatgggaaaacaggctacctaagtatggcgatagacagctgcctctgattgagaaccataccaggccaaacacatagaaaaggaaaacctagacctacaacatagaatacccacccacatcacaccctgaccaaactaaaaatagaaacatacaaagcaatctacggtcagggcgtgacagtgaagcacttatttgggctgcaatttctgaggctggtaagtcgaattaacttatcctctgcagcagaggtacctctgggtct
This is a stretch of genomic DNA from Salvelinus alpinus chromosome 11, SLU_Salpinus.1, whole genome shotgun sequence. It encodes these proteins:
- the LOC139533301 gene encoding polysialoglycoprotein-like, giving the protein MAVRRYGGTEVRRYGAATGPSNAAATGPSDGIATGSSNNAATSAAATGPSDAASTSAAATGPSDNDATLAAATGPSDAAATGPSDTATTSAAATGPSDNDATSAAATGPSDNDATLAAATGPSDAAATGPSDTATTSAAATGPSDNDATSAAATGPSDAAATGPSDTATTSAAATGPSNAASTSAAATGPSDVASTSAAATGPSDNDATLAAATGPSDAAATGPSDTATTSAAATGPSDNDATSAAATGPSDNDATLAAATGPSDAAATGPSDTATTSAAATGPSDNDATSAAATGPSDAAATGPSDTATTSAAATGPSDAASTSAAATGPSDVASTSAAATGPSDAASTSAAATGPSDAASTSAAATGPSDVASTSAAATGPSDAASTSAAATGPSDVASTSAAATGPSDVASTSAAATGPSDAASTSAAATGPSDAASTLAAATGPSDAAATGPSDTATTSAAATGPSDNDATSAAATGPSDAAATGLSDTATTSAAATGPSDAASTSAAATGPSDAASTSAAATGPSDNDTTLAAATGPSDAAATGPSDTATTSVVATGPSDAAATGPSDTAATSAAATGPSDADLTLAAATGLSNNDSISASATGPGSPAP